A window of the Aquarana catesbeiana isolate 2022-GZ linkage group LG05, ASM4218655v1, whole genome shotgun sequence genome harbors these coding sequences:
- the LOC141144091 gene encoding uncharacterized protein isoform X1, with translation MFHTHEEEGSGLDMTSLIERVSHHQQVGCMIPSMDNPLLSQLVNGISSPVPPSQSKLYSSWSVCDEETKTPSIADCLEKSSVFTYPDSENRTDVFGLMSNLPEDANKIDAVTDWDSLSRLFPPLWATSDHQNLSDYLPNILPGNVDISHVIGPQAYQEPARKLPDIESLQRGFEDLGLLDSWVSSPETCSPRLEDVFQDLYFENQALELNSSFQPIEWPNQSADGYVKFNGSAANICPSSQKRAKEYSGVHRPTWKNDKGRGKFSRGSPTGQTNYPPGARECWGKEKYAKSSGDFSPLCMKPPAFQFNQQFSKTHSFNPTIQKTHYKEGSESYSGFPKVSTFECRENITPQSQKESYAKSPVPCISPNEGFPLASQGHRWLDGEPLGTQKTATSPLPSPASSSLSDGSPTHCPGYFPQPPLPPSAKDGHLNGTTNQIPFSSFIDENQRRGKGFSRTSPSKEGMYRNTAFGYPPNWSPTQPGSGQNNSERLHKLPKRANPQNNGNTDRRGRKTWNMPHGGVKQNPPPCSPFQRKQEPNLGNMSDFVNASFLPPFSLMSDLKQNQNFPPFNPQLFSPTTNMSFPPPFPFSDLIDLFHYEDINQIQPFINDLFCSEIPPPYFPFPAPFNRCRPSRNRSGPANELHLQLEECCEQFRALEKERKKTEAELARNFPGNRVSSSYSSAVPRLPTNPSRVDRLVVDEFREQARAVSLVKIMERIRGESLHVNIGLALEHHLEAIHLTQARRKDEIVNAANRQKQGAPRYNNERDVLALAAAMKEMVSTTRKARTALWCALQITLSKCPSGITVKPEDLERALQELCPNKTPGLEAEPCSDVGSAGRE, from the exons GTTGGCTGCATGATCCCAAGCATGGACAATCCGCTCCTTTCCCAGCTGGTGAATGGAATTTCCAGTCCTGTTCCACCTTCCCAGTCCAAACTGTACAGCAGCTGGTCTGTGTGTGACGAAGAAACCAAAACCCCTTCCATAGCAGACTGTTTGGAGAAGAG TTCCGTGTTCACTTACCCCGACTCTGAGAACCGGACGGATGTGTTCGGATTGATGTCAAACCTCCCAGAAgacgcaaacaaaattgatgctGTGACTGACTG ggaCTCACTATCTAGACTGTTCCCCCCACTGTGGGCAACAAGTGACCACCAGAATCTCTCTGATTACCTTCCCAACATCCTTCCGGGAAATGTTGATATCTCCCACGTAATCGGCCCCCAAGCCTACCAGGAACCTGCAAGAAAATTGCCAGACATCGAAAGCCTTCAGAGAGGGTTTGAGGACCTGGGCTTGCTGGATTCTTGGGTTTCCAGCCCCGAAACCTGCAGCCCACGGCTCGAAGACGTATTCCAAGACCTCTACTTTGAAAATCAAGCCTTGGAACTGAATTCTTCCTTCCAGCCCATCGAATGGCCTAACCAGTCCGCCGACGGCTACGTCAAGTTCAATGGAAGCGCTGCTAACATCTGCCCCAGCTCACAGAAGAGGGCAAAAGAATACTCCGGCGTGCATCGGCCCACGTGGAAAAACGACAAGGGGAGAGGCAAATTCAGTAGGGGTAGCCCAACCGGTCAAACGAATTACCCGCCTGGTGCAAGAGAATGTTGGGGAAAAGAAAAATATGCAAAATCTTCCGGTGACTTTTCCCCGCTGTGTATGAAGCCACCAGCATTCCAGTTTAATCAGCAATTTTCTAAAACTCACAGTTTCAATCCAACCATACAAAAGACGCACTACAAGGAAGGGTCGGAGAGCTACAGCGGTTTTCCAAAAGTCAGCACCTTCGAATGCCGTGAAAATATTACTCCTCAAAGCCAAAAGGAGTCCTATGCAAAGTCTCCAGTTCCTTGTATTAGCCCCAATGAGGGCTTCCCGTTGGCCAGCCAGGGACACAGATGGTTAGATGGTGAACCGCTGGGGACCCAGAAAACGGCAACCAGCCCTTTGCCGTCTCCCGCAAGCTCTAGTCTGTCAGATGGTTCTCCAACTCATTGCCCAGGGTATTTCCCTCAACCGCCGTTGCCACCTTCTGCTAAAGATGGACACTTGAATGGAACGACCAACCAGATACCGTTCTCCAGCTTTATTGATGAGAACCAGAGGCGCGGCAAGGGTTTCAGCCGCACGTCTCCTAGTAAGGAGGGCATGTATCGGAATACGGCATTCGGTTATCCACCCAACTGGTCACCGACTCAGCCGGGTTCAGGTCAGAATAACTCAGAACGGCTTCACAAACTGCCTAAAAGAGCAAACCCTCAAAACAACGGAAATACTGATCGAAGAGGAAGAAAAACTTGGAATATGCCACATGGCGGCGTCAAACAAAACCCGCCTCCTTGCAGCCCCTTCCAACGCAAACAGGAACCCAACCTGGGCAACATGTCCGACTTTGTCAACGCCTCCTTTCTGCCTCCCTTTTCTCTGATGTCTGATTTAAAACAGAATCAGAATTTCCCCCCCTTTAACCCGCAGTTGTTTTCTCCAACGACAAATATGTCTTTTCCACCTCCTTTCCCGTTTTCCGACCTCATCGATCTGTTCCATTACGAAGATATTAATCAAATCCAACCTTTTATAAATGACCTGTTCTGCAGTGAAATCCCCCCACCGTACTTTCCCTTTCCAGCCCCTTTCAACAGATGCCGCCCTTCGAGAAATCGCAGTGGACCTGCCAATGAACTCCATTTACAACTAGAGGAATGCTGTGAGCAGTTCCGGGCTttagagaaagaaaggaaaaag ACGGAAGCAGAGCTAGCTCGAAATTTCCCAGGAAACAGAGTTTCCAGCTCCTACAGCTCAGCAGTCCCAAGACTTCCAACCAATCCATCAAGAGTTGATCGCTTGGTTGTTGATGAGTTTCGAGAACAAGCCAGA GCAGTTTCGCTGGTGAAGATCATGGAGAGAATCCGCGGAGAGAGCCTTCATGTCAATATCGGTCTTGCTTTGGAGCATCACCTGGAAGCCATCCACTTGACACAGGCACGGCGCAAAGATGAAATAGTTAATGCAGCCAATCGTCAGAAGCAAGGAGCCCCTCGCTACAATAATGAGAGAG ATGTCTTGGCTTTGGCCGCTGCTATGAAAGAGATGGTGTCCACCACACGCAAGGCCCGCACCGCCCTGTGGTGTGCTTTACAGATCACTCTATCCAAATGCCCCTCTGGCATCACTGTGAAGCCTGAAGACCTGGAGAGGGCCCTGCAGGAGCTGTGCCCTAACAAGACCCCCGGCTTGGAAGCTGAACCCTGCTCTGATGTCGGCAGTGCTGGTAGAGAGtga
- the LOC141144091 gene encoding uncharacterized protein isoform X2 has product MIPSMDNPLLSQLVNGISSPVPPSQSKLYSSWSVCDEETKTPSIADCLEKSSVFTYPDSENRTDVFGLMSNLPEDANKIDAVTDWDSLSRLFPPLWATSDHQNLSDYLPNILPGNVDISHVIGPQAYQEPARKLPDIESLQRGFEDLGLLDSWVSSPETCSPRLEDVFQDLYFENQALELNSSFQPIEWPNQSADGYVKFNGSAANICPSSQKRAKEYSGVHRPTWKNDKGRGKFSRGSPTGQTNYPPGARECWGKEKYAKSSGDFSPLCMKPPAFQFNQQFSKTHSFNPTIQKTHYKEGSESYSGFPKVSTFECRENITPQSQKESYAKSPVPCISPNEGFPLASQGHRWLDGEPLGTQKTATSPLPSPASSSLSDGSPTHCPGYFPQPPLPPSAKDGHLNGTTNQIPFSSFIDENQRRGKGFSRTSPSKEGMYRNTAFGYPPNWSPTQPGSGQNNSERLHKLPKRANPQNNGNTDRRGRKTWNMPHGGVKQNPPPCSPFQRKQEPNLGNMSDFVNASFLPPFSLMSDLKQNQNFPPFNPQLFSPTTNMSFPPPFPFSDLIDLFHYEDINQIQPFINDLFCSEIPPPYFPFPAPFNRCRPSRNRSGPANELHLQLEECCEQFRALEKERKKTEAELARNFPGNRVSSSYSSAVPRLPTNPSRVDRLVVDEFREQARAVSLVKIMERIRGESLHVNIGLALEHHLEAIHLTQARRKDEIVNAANRQKQGAPRYNNERDVLALAAAMKEMVSTTRKARTALWCALQITLSKCPSGITVKPEDLERALQELCPNKTPGLEAEPCSDVGSAGRE; this is encoded by the exons ATGATCCCAAGCATGGACAATCCGCTCCTTTCCCAGCTGGTGAATGGAATTTCCAGTCCTGTTCCACCTTCCCAGTCCAAACTGTACAGCAGCTGGTCTGTGTGTGACGAAGAAACCAAAACCCCTTCCATAGCAGACTGTTTGGAGAAGAG TTCCGTGTTCACTTACCCCGACTCTGAGAACCGGACGGATGTGTTCGGATTGATGTCAAACCTCCCAGAAgacgcaaacaaaattgatgctGTGACTGACTG ggaCTCACTATCTAGACTGTTCCCCCCACTGTGGGCAACAAGTGACCACCAGAATCTCTCTGATTACCTTCCCAACATCCTTCCGGGAAATGTTGATATCTCCCACGTAATCGGCCCCCAAGCCTACCAGGAACCTGCAAGAAAATTGCCAGACATCGAAAGCCTTCAGAGAGGGTTTGAGGACCTGGGCTTGCTGGATTCTTGGGTTTCCAGCCCCGAAACCTGCAGCCCACGGCTCGAAGACGTATTCCAAGACCTCTACTTTGAAAATCAAGCCTTGGAACTGAATTCTTCCTTCCAGCCCATCGAATGGCCTAACCAGTCCGCCGACGGCTACGTCAAGTTCAATGGAAGCGCTGCTAACATCTGCCCCAGCTCACAGAAGAGGGCAAAAGAATACTCCGGCGTGCATCGGCCCACGTGGAAAAACGACAAGGGGAGAGGCAAATTCAGTAGGGGTAGCCCAACCGGTCAAACGAATTACCCGCCTGGTGCAAGAGAATGTTGGGGAAAAGAAAAATATGCAAAATCTTCCGGTGACTTTTCCCCGCTGTGTATGAAGCCACCAGCATTCCAGTTTAATCAGCAATTTTCTAAAACTCACAGTTTCAATCCAACCATACAAAAGACGCACTACAAGGAAGGGTCGGAGAGCTACAGCGGTTTTCCAAAAGTCAGCACCTTCGAATGCCGTGAAAATATTACTCCTCAAAGCCAAAAGGAGTCCTATGCAAAGTCTCCAGTTCCTTGTATTAGCCCCAATGAGGGCTTCCCGTTGGCCAGCCAGGGACACAGATGGTTAGATGGTGAACCGCTGGGGACCCAGAAAACGGCAACCAGCCCTTTGCCGTCTCCCGCAAGCTCTAGTCTGTCAGATGGTTCTCCAACTCATTGCCCAGGGTATTTCCCTCAACCGCCGTTGCCACCTTCTGCTAAAGATGGACACTTGAATGGAACGACCAACCAGATACCGTTCTCCAGCTTTATTGATGAGAACCAGAGGCGCGGCAAGGGTTTCAGCCGCACGTCTCCTAGTAAGGAGGGCATGTATCGGAATACGGCATTCGGTTATCCACCCAACTGGTCACCGACTCAGCCGGGTTCAGGTCAGAATAACTCAGAACGGCTTCACAAACTGCCTAAAAGAGCAAACCCTCAAAACAACGGAAATACTGATCGAAGAGGAAGAAAAACTTGGAATATGCCACATGGCGGCGTCAAACAAAACCCGCCTCCTTGCAGCCCCTTCCAACGCAAACAGGAACCCAACCTGGGCAACATGTCCGACTTTGTCAACGCCTCCTTTCTGCCTCCCTTTTCTCTGATGTCTGATTTAAAACAGAATCAGAATTTCCCCCCCTTTAACCCGCAGTTGTTTTCTCCAACGACAAATATGTCTTTTCCACCTCCTTTCCCGTTTTCCGACCTCATCGATCTGTTCCATTACGAAGATATTAATCAAATCCAACCTTTTATAAATGACCTGTTCTGCAGTGAAATCCCCCCACCGTACTTTCCCTTTCCAGCCCCTTTCAACAGATGCCGCCCTTCGAGAAATCGCAGTGGACCTGCCAATGAACTCCATTTACAACTAGAGGAATGCTGTGAGCAGTTCCGGGCTttagagaaagaaaggaaaaag ACGGAAGCAGAGCTAGCTCGAAATTTCCCAGGAAACAGAGTTTCCAGCTCCTACAGCTCAGCAGTCCCAAGACTTCCAACCAATCCATCAAGAGTTGATCGCTTGGTTGTTGATGAGTTTCGAGAACAAGCCAGA GCAGTTTCGCTGGTGAAGATCATGGAGAGAATCCGCGGAGAGAGCCTTCATGTCAATATCGGTCTTGCTTTGGAGCATCACCTGGAAGCCATCCACTTGACACAGGCACGGCGCAAAGATGAAATAGTTAATGCAGCCAATCGTCAGAAGCAAGGAGCCCCTCGCTACAATAATGAGAGAG ATGTCTTGGCTTTGGCCGCTGCTATGAAAGAGATGGTGTCCACCACACGCAAGGCCCGCACCGCCCTGTGGTGTGCTTTACAGATCACTCTATCCAAATGCCCCTCTGGCATCACTGTGAAGCCTGAAGACCTGGAGAGGGCCCTGCAGGAGCTGTGCCCTAACAAGACCCCCGGCTTGGAAGCTGAACCCTGCTCTGATGTCGGCAGTGCTGGTAGAGAGtga